The Nyctibius grandis isolate bNycGra1 chromosome 23, bNycGra1.pri, whole genome shotgun sequence genome contains a region encoding:
- the ARHGAP35 gene encoding rho GTPase-activating protein 35 — MMMARKQDVRIPTYNISVVGLSGTEKEKGQCGIGKSCLCNRFVRPSADEFHLDHTSVLSTSDFGGRVVNNDHFLFWGEVVRSLEDCVECKMHVVEQTEFIDDQTFQPHRSTALQPYIKRAAATKLASAEKLMYFCTDQLGLEQDFEQKQMPDGKLLVDGFLLCIDVSRGMNRNFDDQLKFVSNLYNQLAKTKKPIVVVLTKCDEGVERYIRDAHTFALSKKNLQVVETSARSNVNIDLAFSTLVQLIDKSRGKTKIIPYFEALKQQSQQIAAAKDKYEWLVSRIVKNHNETWSNVSRKMQSSPEYQDYVYLEGTQKAKKLFLQHVHRLKQEHIERRRKMYLAMLPQAFEALIPDLDEIDHLSCVKVEKLLETKPDFLKWFIVLEETPWDATSHIDNMENERIPFDLMETQPAEQLYEAHLEKLRNERKRAEMRRAFKENLETSPFITPGKPWEEARSFIMNEDFYMWLEESIYMDIYSKHQKQIIEKAKEEFQELLLEYSELFYELELDAKPSKEKMGVIQDVLGEEQRFKALQKLQAERDALILKHIHFVYHPTKETCPSCPVCVDSKIEHLINSRFIRPSERNQKSLLSDPNIDRINLVILGKDGLARELANEIRALCTNDDKYVIEGKMYELSLRPIEGNVRLPVNSFQTPTFQPHGCLCLYNSKESLSYVVESIEKSRESTIGRRDNHLVHLPLTLILVNKRGDTSGETLHSLIQQGQQIASKLQCVFLDPASAGIGYGRNINEKQISQVLKGLLDSKRNLNLVSSTSSIKDLADIDLRIVMCLMCGDPFNADDILLPILQSQTYRPSQCGSSSSVLLELSVGPHKRRVELSLLSYHSSFSIRKSRLVHGYIVFYSAKRKASLAMLRAFLCEVQDIIPIQVVALTDGSADILDNDLSREQLTEGEEIAQEIDGKFATIPCSQPQHKLEIFHSFFKDVVEKKNIIEATHMYDNVAEACSTTEEVFNSPRAGSPLCNSNLQDSEEDVEAPTYSPFREDTSMPALPKDHSKLSIELEGNDGLSFISVMSTFESKLNNKVPPPVKPKPPPHFDITKGDLSYLEQGHRDGQRKSVSSSSWLPTDCFDPSDYAEPMDAVVKPRNEEENIYSVPHDSTQGKIITIRNINKTQSNGSGNGSDSEMDTSSLERGRKVSVVSKPVLYRTRCARLGRFASYRTSFSVGSDDELGPIRKKEEDQTSQGYKGDNAVIPYETADGEDPRRRNILRSLRRTTKKPKPKPRPSITKTTWESNYFGVPLTNVVTLEKPIPIFIERCIEYIEATGLSTEGIYRVSGNKSEMESLQRQFDQDHGLDLAEKDFTVNTVAGAMKSFFSELPEPLVPYPMQVELVEAHKINDREQKLHALKEVLRKFPKENYEVFKYVIGHLNKVSHNHRVNLMTSENLSICFWPTLMRPDFSTMDALTATRTYQTIIELFIQQCPFFFYNRPILEPPNAAPASPSAAPPAAPFLPAAPTTVQPSPPRTPPPSPQSPVQPLLPAQLHAEQHTL, encoded by the exons ATGATGATGGCAAGAAAGCAAGATGTTCGCATTCCCACCTATAACATTAGCGTGGTGGGATTGTCCGGGACggagaaggagaagggacaGTGCGGCATTGGGAAATCCTGCCTTTGCAACCGGTTTGTACGGCCCAGTGCGGATGAGTTTCACTTGGACCACACTTCGGTTCTCAGCACCAGTGACTTTGGGGGAAGGGTGGTCAACAATGACCATTTTCTCTTCTGGGGGGAAGTTGTGCGTTCCCTGGAGGACTGCGTCGAATGTAAAATGCATGTTGTGGAGCAGACGGAGTTCATTGACGACCAGACCTTTCAGCCTCACCGCAGCACGGCCCTGCAGCCCTATATCAAGAGGGCTGCTGCGACCAAACTGGCGTCGGCTGAAAAGCTCATGTACTTTTGCACTGATCAGCTTGGGTTGGAACAGGACTTTGAACAAAAACAGATGCCGGATGGAAAGCTGCTGGTGGATGGCTTTCTTCTCTGCATCGATGTTAGCAGGGGTATGAACAGGAACTTTGATGATCAGCTCAAATTCGTTTCAAATCTTTACAATCAACTAgcgaaaacaaaaaaacccatcgTGGTGGTCCTGACAAAGTGTGACGAAGGCGTGGAGCGGTACATTAGGGATGCACATACTTTTGCCTTAAGCAAAAAGAACCTCCAGGTCGTGGAGACGTCGGCTAGATCCAATGTGAACATTGACTTGGCTTTCAGCACCTTAGTGCAGCTGATTGATAAAAGCCGGGGAAAGACGAAAATCATCCCCTACTTCGAAGCTTTGAAACAGCAAAGTCAACAGATCGCTGCTGCTAAAGACAAATACGAGTGGCTGGTCAGCCGCATCGTCAAAAACCACAACGAGACGTGGTCGAACGTGAGCCGCAAGATGCAGTCCTCTCCGGAGTATCAGGATTACGTCTACCTGGAAGGAACGCAGAAAGCCAAAAAACTCTTTCTGCAGCACGTCCACCGCCTCAAGCAGGAGCACATAGAGCGCCGACGGAAGATGTATCTCGCCATGCTTCCTCAAGCGTTCGAAGCCCTCATCCCGGATCTGGATGAAATAGATCACCTGAGCTGCGTAAAAGTGGAGAAGCTCTTGGAGACAAAGCCGGACTTTCTGAAATGGTTTATTGTCCTGGAAGAGACGCCCTGGGACGCTACGAGCCACATTGACAACATGGAGAACGAGCGCATTCCCTTTGACCTGATGGAGACCCAGCCCGCCGAGCAGCTCTACGAAGCTCATTTAGAAAAGCTGAGGAACGAGAGGAAAAGGGCAGAAATGAGAAGAGCTTTCAAAGAAAACCTGGAGACTTCCCCTTTCATCACGCCAGGGAAGCCCTGGGAGGAAGCGCGCAGTTTCATTATGAACGAGGATTTTTACATGTGGCTGGAGGAGTCTATTTATATGGATATCTACAGCAAGCACCAAAAACAGATTATAGAAAAGGCCAAGGAGGAGTTTCAGGAGCTGCTTTTAGAGTACTCGGAGCTGTTTTACGAACTGGAGCTCGATGCTAAACCCAGCAAGGAGAAAATGGGCGTCATTCAGGACGTCTTGGGTGAAGAGCAAAGGTTCAAAgctctgcagaagctgcaggCTGAGCGGGATGCCCTTATTTTGAAGCACATCCACTTTGTGTACCACCCGACAAAGGAAACGTGTCCGAGCTGCCCGGTTTGCGTAGACTCTAAAATCGAGCACCTGATCAACTCCCGCTTCATCAGGCCCTCCGAACGCAACCAGAAGAGCTTGCTTTCGGACCCCAACATCGACAGGATCAATCTGGTGATCCTCGGAAAGGACGGTTTGGCACGTGAGCTGGCCAACGAGATCCGGGCGCTCTGCACCAACGACGACAAGTACGTGATCGAAGGTAAGATGTACGAACTGTCCCTGAGGCCGATCGAGGGCAACGTCCGGCTCCCCGTTAACTCTTTCCAGACACCCACCTTTCAGCCTCATGGTTGTCTCTGCCTTTACAACTCGAAGGAGTCGCTGTCCTACGTGGTGGAAAGCATCGAAAAGAGCAGAGAGTCGACCATCGGCAGGAGGGATAACCACTTGGTTCACCTTCCTCTGACGCTCATCCTCGTTAACAAAAGGGGGGACACCAGTGGTGAGACGCTACACAGCTTGATACAGCAAGGCCAGCAGATTGCGAGCAAGCTGCAGTGCGTCTTTCTGGACCCTGCATCCGCCGGCATCGGGTATGGCCGTAACATCAACGAGAAGCAGATCAGCCAGGTTTTGAAGGGGCTGCTGGACTCAAAACGCAACTTAAACCTTGTCAGCTCGACCTCCAGCATCAAAGACCTGGCGGACATCGACCTTCGGATCGTCATGTGCTTGATGTGCGGAGATCCGTTCAACGCCGACGACATCCTCTTACCCATCCTGCAGTCCCAGACCTACAGACCTTCGCAGtgcggcagcagcagctccgtCCTCCTCGAGTTATCTGTCGGGCCGCACAAGAGGCGCGTGgagctctccctcctctcctacCATTCCTCCTTTAGCATTAGGAAGAGCCGGCTCGTTCACGGGTACATCGTCTTTTACTCGGCGAAACGCAAGGCGTCCCTGGCCATGCTACGTGCCTTTCTCTGCGAGGTGCAGGATATCATCCCCATACAGGTCGTGGCGCTCACGGATGGCTCTGCAGACATCTTGGACAATGACTtgagcagagagcagctcaCCGAGGGTGAGGAGATCGCCCAGGagatcgacggcaagttcgcCACGATCCCTTGTAGCCAGCCGCAGCATAAGCTGGAGATTTTCCACTCGTTTTTTAAAGACgtggtggagaaaaaaaacatcatcgAAGCCACCCACATGTACGACAATGTGGCCGAAGCCTGCAGCACGACGGAGGAGGTGTTCAACTCGCCTCGAGCCGGCTCCCCTCTCTGCAACTCCAACCTGCAGGACTCGGAGGAGGATGTCGAGGCTCCCACCTACAGCCCCTTCAGAGAGGACACGTCCATGCCCGCCCTGCCCAAAGACCACTCGAAGCTTTCCATAGAACTGGAGGGGAACGACGGCTTGTCTTTCATTTCCGTCATGAGCACTTTTGAAAGCAAGCTGAACAACAAAGTACCTCCTCCGGTGAAACCAAAGCCCCCCCCGCATTTTGACATTACGAAGGGGGACCTGTCGTATTTGGAGCAGGGGCATCGGGACGGGCAGAGGAAGTCCGTGTCTTCTAGCAGCTGGTTGCCCACTGACTGTTTCGATCCTTCCGATTACGCCGAGCCGATGGATGCCGTGGTCAAACCCAGAAACGAAGAGGAGAACATCTACTCTGTGCCTCACGACAGCACCCAGGGCAAGATCATCACCATCCGTAACATTAACAAAACCCAATCGAACGGCAGCGGCAACGGCTCGGACAGCGAAATGGACACCAGCTCCTTAGAGCGGGGCCGCAAGGTCTCGGTCGTTAGCAAACCCGTGTTGTATCGGACACGCTGCGCGAGGTTGGGCAGGTTTGCCAGCTACAGAACCAGCTTCAGCGTTGGGAGCGACGATGAGCTGGGACCCATTcgaaagaaagaggaagatcAGACTTCCCAAGGGTATAAAGGCGATAACGCCGTTATCCCTTACGAAACGGCCGACGGGGAAGATCCGAGGAGGAGGAACATCCTGCGGAGCCTGAGAAGGACGACGAAG AAACCAAAGCCCAAACCTCGGCCGTCCATCACGAAGACGACGTGGGAAAGCAATTATTTTGGGGTGCCTTTGACCAACGTAGTGACTCTGGAGAAACCCATCCCCATTTTTATCGAGAGGTGCATCGAGTACATCGAAGCGACGG GGCTCAGCACCGAAGGCATCTATCGCGTCAGCGGAAACAAGTCGGAGATGGAGAGCCTGCAGCGGCAGTTCGACCAGG ATCACGGCCTGGACCTGGCTGAGAAGGATTTCACCGTCAATACCGTGGCCGGCGCCATGAAGAGTTTCTTCTCCGAGCTGCCCGAGCCCCTGGTCCCCTATCCCATGCAGGTTGAGCTGGTGGAAGCCCACA AGATCAACGACCGGGAGCAGAAGCTCCACGCGCTGAAGGAAGTGCTGAGGAAGTTCCCCAAGGAGAACTACGAGGTCTTCAAATATGTCATCGGGCACTTGAACAA GGTCAGCCACAACCACCGAGTGAACCTGATGACCAGCGAGAACCTTTCCATCTGCTTCTGGCCCACCTTGATGAGACCCGACTTCAGCACCATGGACGCCCTGACGGCCACCCGCACCTACCAGACAATCATCGAACTCTTCATCCAACAGTGCCCCTTCTTTTTCTACAACCGGCCCATCCTCGAACCCCCCAACGCCGCACCCGCTTCTCCATCCGCCGCTCCTCCCGCCGCTCCTTTCCTTCCCGCCGCGCCGACCACGGTTCAACCTTCGCCCCCCCGAACCCCGCCGCCGTCACCGCAGTCGCCCGTCCAACCGCTCCTCCCGGCTCAGCTCCACGCAGAACAACACACACTGTGA